From Coffea arabica cultivar ET-39 chromosome 2e, Coffea Arabica ET-39 HiFi, whole genome shotgun sequence, the proteins below share one genomic window:
- the LOC113730988 gene encoding nonsense-mediated mRNA decay factor SMG7-like: MEHEATAMHKDQWQKQDNFLEVLNIEKQLLALIHSKGLLHKDVQELYRKVRTAYQSIILNDYDVVDLQEVEYFLWKLHYKHIVEFRKSMRQHWMSGESTKGETSPVDIDSQGNINRYVDGFKTFLSEATDFYSNLTKAFREVCGLPGEVFLYNKGDSSFSTEQMKLSKCQFACHRFLICLGDLARYGELCKKQDASKWSVAFTYYLEASRIWPASGNPHNQLALLATYVGDAFLALYHCTRSLAVKEPFPDAWNNLMLLFEENGSSHLSSLSSETHIDLLKPFEKVSLQAAPQSLTGSSNKSNLETNIIFSTAKTELWPLFVRLISFFLGRSSLEEFESTLSSTVEHLESLVLLDDEQLKAALESYKLMDSSRKGPYRALQLVSIFIFILHNLTESPQNEKLNENDKQQKSGLTQLALIATYICIARLLERCLKCNQLEKCPLLPAVLVFVEWLVGTLDEVEKYAADDKVMSAMSYFFSALADLLNRFNIGEGETACDKSALWEDHELRGFEPMANAHASLDFTSTHWEWMETLDSKRSHRIFHAGMRIVNRSANNKQWIFCDKKGLKFFTFGSMELLGQGKTVGVSNLNVKVKEVDEQISRNVEVHEQDSLGETQPQRCQKSVPVSTEEEEVILFNPITRHNSAPLYKYITENDHMYREGLKEPALSADECLRRATSMFIGKNQPRSDRASFSPDATNVKYNKPLKESATYPAGPPSLSAWVFDRDKLDYEPEKGIKNFTKHELMPIQETAFESLTGLLHDRTRDSVAGSAHVSAAVQTLSPPTYVAPVPSAPLLPDDATWSRGNLPSFPEYKSALGSRETDGILGAPPVSGYSNGSAPHGPLDFSPVLPGLVHGYPPLLGMSSSEWLYHYRNNHKLDQTSTLFWPVHMNGPGPLSSFQTNDLSRFDLFSQWGNPLASTPTFYMESPQLHPGSSFVYSAGDPQKDSLLSYQRASPFVCGAVTDPRPEQQPLLHYLKEKEWQLHSPQFRGSAFMGN; this comes from the exons ATGGAGCATGAGGCAACTGCTATGCATAAGGATCAGTGGCAAAAGCAGGATAATTTTCTTGAG GTTCTTAATATAGAGAAACAGTTATTGGCATTGATCCATTCTAAAGGTCTGTTACACAAAGATGTTCAAGAGTTGTACCGCAAGGTGAGAACTGCTTATCAGAGCATCATTTTGAATGACTATGATGTTGTGGACCTTCAAGAAGTTGAATACTTTTTGTGGAAGCTTCACTATAAGCACATTGTTGAGTTTCGCAAAAGCATGAGGCAACATTGGATGAGTGGAGAGAGTACAAAAGGGGAAACTTCCCCAGTTGACATTGACTCACAGGGCAACATCAATAGATATGTGGATGGATTCAAGACATTCCTGTCTGAAGCGACTGACTTCTATAGCAATTTGACCAAGGCTTTCAGAGAAGTTTGTGGTCTGCCAGGGGAGGTGTTCCTGTATAACAAAGGAGACAGTTCATTTTCTACTGAACAAATGAAATTGAGCAAGTGTCAGTTTGCATGCCACCGCTTTCTAATATGTCTTGGGGATCTTGCTAGATATGGCGAGCTTTGTAAGAAACAGGATGCTTCTAAATGGTCGGTTGCGTTTACTTACTACTTAGAAGCAAGCAGGATATGGCCAGCTAGCGGGAATCCCCATAATCAA CTGGCACTGTTAGCAACATATGTTGGCGATGCTTTCCTGGCATTGTACCACTGCACGAGAAGTTTAGCTGTTAAAGAACCTTTCCCTGATGCATGGAATAACCTTATGCTACTCTTTGAAGAG AACGGGTCATCCCATCTGTCTTCGCTTTCCAGTGAGACACACATCGATTTGTTAAAGCCATTTGAAAAAGTCTCCTTGCAGGCCGCACCACAGTCTCTCACTGGATCTTCAAATAAGAGTAACTTGGAAACTAACATCATCTTTTCTACTGCAAAAACTGAACTCTGGCCCCTCTTTGTGAGATTGATAAGTTTTTTCCTTGGGAGATCCAG TTTGGAGGAATTCGAAAGCACTCTTTCTTCCACTGTCGAACATTTGGAATCTTTGGTACTTTTAGATGATGAGCAACTGAAAGCTGCTTTGGAGTCATATAAGCTGATGGATTCATCCAGAAAAGGCCCTTATCGTGCACTTCAACTTGTTTCAATATTCATCTTCATCTTACATAACCTTACAGAAAGCCCTCAGAATGAGAAGCTGAATGAAAATGACAAGCAGCAGAAATCTGGGCTGACCCAATTGGCTCTAATTGCTACATATATTTGTATTGCTCGCCTTCTTGAGAGATGTCTAAAGTGCAATCAACTGGAGAAGTGTCCGCTTTTGCCTGCTGTGCTGGTCTTTGTTGAATGGCTGGTTGGAACACTTGATGAAGTAGAAAAATATGCTGCCGATGACAAAGTTATGAGTGCCATGTCCTACTTTTTTAGTGCTCTTGCTGATCTTCTCAACCGATTTAATATAGGAGAGGGTGAAACTGCTTGCGATAAATCTGCTCTTTGGGAAGATCATGAATTGAGGGGTTTTGAGCCAATGGCCAATGCACATGCCTCTCTGGATTTTACGAGTACTCACTGGGAATGGATGGAGACTTTGGATTCAAAACGTTCGCATCGGATCTTTCATGCAGGAATGAGGATTGTGAACAGATCTGCTAATAATAAACAGTGGATTTTTTGTGACAAAAAAGGATTGAAATTCTTTACCTTTGGGTCAATGGAACTTTTAGGCCAAGGAAAAACAGTAGGGGTATCTAATTTAAATGTTAAAGTCAAGGAGGTGGATGAACAGATTAGTAGAAATGTAGAAGTACATGAACAAGATTCTCTTGGGGAAACTCAACCTCAACGTTGTCAAAAGAGTGTACCTGTTTCCACTGAAGAGGAAGAAGTCATTCTCTTCAACCCTATTACACGACATAACTCAGCACCGCTCTATAAATATATCACTGAAAATGACCATATGTATAGAGAAGGATTGAAGGAGCCTGCTTTATCTGCTGATGAATGCTTGCGCCGAGCAACATCAATGTTCATTGGGAAAAACCAGCCACGAAGTGATCGAGCAAGTTTTTCTCCTGATGCCACAAATGTGAAGTACAACAAACCATTGAAGGAGTCAGCAACTTACCCTGCTGGACCTCCCTCTCTTAGTGCCTGGGTATTTGATAGGGATAAATTAGATTATGAGCCAGAGAAAGGGATCAAGAACTTCACTAAACATGAGTTGATGCCGATTCAGGAAACAGCTTTTGAATCCTTGACTGGTCTATTACATGACAGAACTAGGGATTCTGTTGCTGGTTCCGCTCATGTCTCTGCAGCCGTCCAAACTCTTTCTCCTCCTACATATGTCGCTCCGGTGCCTTCAGCTCCTTTATTGCCGGATGATGCTACTTGGTCTAGGGGTAACTTGCCAAGTTTTCCTGAGTATAAGAGTGCACTTGGTAGTAGGGAGACAGACGGCATTCTTGGTGCTCCACCTGTAAGTGGCTACTCGAATGGTTCTGCACCTCATGGACCATTGGATTTTAGCCCTGTTCTTCCAGGATTAGTCCATGGATACCCTCCACTACTGGGAATGAGTTCTTCGGAATGGCTTTATCACTACAGAAACAATCACAAGCTTGATCAAACCAGTACTCTTTTCTGGCCAGTTCACATGAATGGACCAGGACCTCTATCAAGTTTCCAGACAAATGACCTCTCAAGGTTTGATCTTTTCAGTCAATGGGGAAATCCTTTGGCTTCTACTCCAACCTTCTATATGGAGAGCCCCCAGTTGCATCCAGGTTCTTCTTTTGTTTACAGTGCAGGTGACCCACAAAAAGATAGCCTCCTTTCTTACCAAAGGGCATCTCCTTTTGTTTGTGGTGCTGTTACCGATCCAAGACCTGAGCAACAGCCACTTCTTCATTACCTCAAAGAGAAAGAATGGCAACTGCATTCTCCTCAGTTCAGAGGTTCTGCATTTATGGGAAACTGA